Within the Chitinivibrionales bacterium genome, the region TTTTCACTATTGGTATAGAGATAACAGAACCCGTCTTCAAAGGAAATTCTGACAATGTCGTGTGTTGGAATAACTTTTGTTTTCCCGCCGATTTTAATGGTCACCTGTTCCACCGGTTTTACCAAAGAGTCTGAGGGATCGGATTCATCGGTGGCATCTGATGTCAGTTTTGCCTGAATTTTTGCTACTGTTTTTTCCAGCCGTTCATATCGGACCGGTTTCAGTAGATAATCCAGTGCATCGATTTCAAATGCCCTGGCCGCATGTTCTGAATAGGCTGTCTGAAAGACGATCAGTGGCGGTTTCTGAAGGGATTGGAGGGAATTAAAAACCGATATCCCCGGCATAGTGATATCAAGAAAAGCCACTTGTGGCTTGTGGGCAATAATACAATTCAAAGCCTCATTTCCATCTGTCGCTTCGGCGGTAATATCAAATATACCAAATCTACAAAGAAGCTCCCGTAATCGTTCCCGGGCATGACTTTCATCATCTGCAATAAGTGCTGTAATTATTGGCCGAATGATATCTCTATCCCTCCGTCTTTTATTGAAAATGTACCATTGCAGTTTTCAACACGCTTTCTGGTTATGGCTAACCCTCGTCCTTTATCGATCATTGATGGTGTAAGTTTCTTCTCCGAATCGGTGATAACTATTCTGTTGCCGGAATCATCACCGGTAACCGCTATCTCGATAGTCAAAGAGCGAGTATCTGCGATATTATGCTTTATGCTGTTCTCGACCAGTGGCTGGATGATCAAAGGCGGGATAGGAAAGTCGGCTTCTCCTGTAATAGAGTAACGGAGCTTTTCACCAAATCGCAGGGATTGTATTTCCAGATACTTTCTTACATTATCAATTTCCTCTTTAAAGAAGATGCTCATTTTCTCCGACTGATCGAGGTTCTGCCGGAGAAGGTCTGAAAGATTCAGGATAGCCTGTTCTGCCTTTGCAGGCTGTTTTAGAAGATTGAGAATCATATTGAGCGTATTGAAGAGGAAATGGGGGTTTACCTTTGATGAAAGCAATTGCAGCTCCATCTGGTTTTTAAGCGCACGCTCATCACCGATAGCTTTTTCTTTCCGGACCATTACTTCCCGATAGAATATCAGCCCGGAACTGATCACATGAAGGGCGACGATAAAAAGAAAGTTTATGAAGAGAAATGAAAAGGCACCCCGGTCATAATAAATAAACAGGGCCGCTTCAGAATAGAGAATGATTAAAAAACTGATGATACTTACTCCAAGTATAAGTGAGAACGAGATGGCGACGATATAAATGGTTTTCACCCTGAACATGAGTTTCTGAGAAAGGTAACAGGTTCCGATCAAAGAAAGACCCAGAATAAAAGAATTTATCAACGCCATCCGCACAAAGCCCCATATGAAATCCTGGAGTATGAAACATATCATCAGACTGAGAAAAAGACCGGTAACCTGGGTTACCAGAAAGATGGTGGAATAAATGAGGAGGGGGAGTGGATTAGCTGGTTTTTTCATTTTTGTGGGATATTACAAACGTTTTGAATAATACTATCATGATTTTCAGCTTTGGTCATGGTTGTAATATAAATCTGCTATAAATATTTTGGAATCTTTTTTATTGCTGTAATTGGGGTGTCATGCAAAAAGGCTTGCCGAAAGCAAGAACGCAGTGACGATACCTTTACTAAAGACAGTATCAATTTCCGGAATTTCCCGATCAATGACCAGGAATGAATAAGTGTTTACCGGCCTTCGCCGGACAGGGGTTAAGGGCGATACAGGCTTTCCTGAGCGGTATGGGTCATCGCCAGGTATGGCCGCACTCATTGCACCGGTAGGATCGTGCGATAGCCAGGGTGAGGATGCCGATTGTGAGTATGGATAGGATTTTTAGCAGGCTGCTCAGTTCCGTTTCGGAAATATTCTCCGATTCGCAATGGGGGCACGAGGGCTTGTGATTCTCATAGATCCTTTTATCGTATTCTTTTAATAGATCAGCAGCCTCCTGCGCCTGTGACTGCTCGACCCGTATTTTTACTCCCCCTACGGCGCTCCCCAGAAGGGGATTGGCCGCGGTAATACCGCTTTCAACTACTTCAGCCTCGATACCATGAATCTGCAGTTCAAGGCGAGCCATCTCGGCTTCATTCAGCCAATTGTATGATGCTATTTCTTTTTTCATTATCCTTATGCCTTCATTCTGCTGTCCCTTGTATGATTCGATTAAAGGAAGTGCATATTTTCTCGGGAGAGCGATTTTCCTATGAATATAAATAGCGCCCTGTGCTTATGCCGGAATGGGTCTTTGTCTCTTCCAGGACCGGATACGCGTAGTATCAGCTATCCTCTTCTGAAAAAACATTTTTGTCTCATCGCCCCTGAAAAATAAATCTTCTGATAATTTTATGTGTTTTAGGCAAATAAAAATGCTTGAAAAAATCAAAATTATGTGATATCCTTTAAATTCTTTTGTTTTTATGTGGAGCATTGGAAGGCGGATACGAGGGAAGGACTAGCGCGCTTTACATGGAATTTAAACGATTAATAAAGCCGGCGACATATCTGCATCACAAATATTTTTCCCAAGAACAACATTTCGGTATAATTCTCAGCTCGAAAAGGAATGCACTATGAATGATGATGAGATGATTCTGGAACTTGTAGCGGAATCCCGGGAGCATCTGTCGGAGATCGAGCCCGATTTGCTTGAGTTGGAACAAAAGGGGAGTAATGTATCCGATGAGCTGCTCAATCGGATTTTCAGGGCTGTGCACAGCATCAAGGGCGGGTTCGGCTTTTACGGCAAAAAAACCATTGTCGAGTTGTCACATTCCATGGAGAATGTTCTCTCACGGCTCCGGGATCGGGAACTGACTATTGATGCTGAAATAACCGATGCGTTGCTTGAGGGTATCGATAAACTTCGGGTGCTTCTGGATGATATCGATGTTTCGGATGAGGCGTCGATTGAAAAAGAAGTTGCTGCCCTTGCGCCCTATTTAAAGGAAAATGTGAAGGGAAAAACGAGTACGGCCAAGGAGAGCAAACCCAAAGCACAAAGGAAAACGACTGGAAAAAAAGGAAGAAGCGCTTCCGGAAAAAAGACGGAGTCCAAAGCTGAAGAATCCGAAGACCCTCTTGCCGGTGTACGGAAACTGCATTCCGATATAACTGAAGAGTGTATTCAGGAAGCGGTACGTAACGGACAAATGCTGTATCAGGTAACCGTTACGCCTTCCGACAATATTATCAACAGTGATAAGAGCTTCAAGGAGGTTGTCGCTACCTGGGAAAATTTCGGGCCAGTGATCAGCACGACTCCTCCGCGGGAAGTTCTCGAAAAATCATCGCCCTCAGACGATATACTGCAAAAAGATATTTCGGTCATAATTGCAACGGTTCTCGAGCCCGACTTGATTGCCGAAGCACTTGGTATAGGTGAAGAGCAGATTCTGACGCTGGATCTGGCCGATTATAAAAAGAAATATCAGGAGCAGCGACAACAGGAGCGAGAAAAGGGTGGGACCGCTCAGAAGGATTCATCGCAGAAAACTGAAAAAGCGGAGAACGGTCGGAAAAAAGAGAGGGTCACCATTGAAGAAGCTATCCGGGTCAAAACCGGCTTGCTCAATAATCTCATGAACTACGCCGGAGAGCTGGTCCTCGCCCGCAACCAGTTGCTTCAGGCAACCCAGCAAAACCTGGCAAAAAGCGAGAAGGCCGAAGGGATTATTCGCGCCGCGGTTGAAGCTGTCAAGCAGGTCTATGAGGGCCATTGCAAAGAAATAAACAGTGAATTGGGACCGATTCCCCAGGGGTATCTGGATACTGTCGCTAATTCGGTGGCCGGCGCGCTCAATTTCGCGGTCAACGATGTATCCGGGATCAACGGTATTACTCAGAATATCAATATGGTAACGTCGGTGCTCCAGGAAAACATAATGCAGACCAGGATGCAGCCGGTTTCGGTAGTATTCAGCAAGTTCCCCCGGGTTATCCGGGACCTTGCCCGCAAGCTCGGCAAAAACATTGTTCTTCAGCAATTCGGTCAGGACGTTGAGCTTGACAAGTCGATTATCGAGCTGTTGTCGGACCCCTTGACACACCTGGTGCGAAACAGCGCCGATCACGGAATCGAGGCGCCTGAAGAACGGGAGCGTAACGGTAAACCTGAACAGGGGACGATAACGTTGAAGGCATATCAGGAAGGGGGGAAGGTATTTATCGAGATTGTCGACGACGGAGGCGGTATCGATGTTATTCGGGTAAAGCAATCGGCGATTGAAAAGGGGCTTGTGGATGAAGAAAAGGTTTCGGAGCTTACCGACAAAGAGATACAGTCTTTTATCTTTGCCCCGGGTTTTTCATCCGCTAAGGCCGTCAGCGAGGTTTCGGGCCGGGGCGTGGGTATGGATGTTGTCAAATCCAATATCGAAAAACTCGGTGGGACTATCGAACTCAATTCCGAATATGGACGGGGAACGACCGTGACCCTTGCCATGCCCTTGACACTGGCAATTATTCCATCGTTGATAGTTTCTTCCGGCGGGCGACGTTTTGCCATACCGCAGGTAGCTCTTGATGAAGTAGTCAGGCTTCGCGCGGGTGATGTTACCCGGCAAATCGAACGGGTACACAATGCCGAAGTGTTGCGTTTACGAGGAATGCTGCTTCCTCTGGTTCGTCTTTCCGATGTTTTGGGGTTTGAGCCAACATATGTCGACCCGCAAACAGGGGAGCGCCGGGCCGACAGCCGCAAGCGATGGTCCGACCGGAGAGGGCTTCCTCAGGAACAGAATGGTTCTGAGACGCCCGATGAGCGCCGGAAAGGAGCCATCGACCGTCGAAACCGCCTTGCCAACGCGGTGAAAATTGCGGTGCTGCGCGTGGAGGATAATGAGTTCGGACTCGTGGTCGATAATGTACAGGACAGCGAAGAGATCGTGGTCAAGCCGCTTCCGGGATATCTGAAAAAGAGCGCTTGCTTTGCCGGCGCCACTATAATGGGGGACGGCAAGGTGGCGATGATCCTCGATCCGGGCGGTATAGCAGCTATGGCAAATCTTCAATTTCACGAAATTGCCGAAGAAGCAGCGCAGCGGAAGCAGCGGG harbors:
- a CDS encoding response regulator, yielding MNCIIAHKPQVAFLDITMPGISVFNSLQSLQKPPLIVFQTAYSEHAARAFEIDALDYLLKPVRYERLEKTVAKIQAKLTSDATDESDPSDSLVKPVEQVTIKIGGKTKVIPTHDIVRISFEDGFCYLYTNSEKLISDKYLNYYEEKLRGGRFYRTSRTDIINLDHITVIHRLFQGMYTIELKNGMQIDLSRRKAQLLKKIIDF